A single Streptomyces sp. Edi2 DNA region contains:
- a CDS encoding cellulase family glycosylhydrolase codes for MRLTSRVASAALAVAALLLGVLPAQAQAHPDRAPDRVPGRASDRVTVGDRTFIADGQGRALQWRGFNLADKNSRGAHAFADIHESDLKDMAARGFNLARLAFFWDDLEPTPGHYGRGYLTKMRRILDWADRYHIKVILDAHQDVYGPHFGSRGVPDWATRDEGLPFTPIPDDWFSEYFEPSVQTAFDHLYKDADLRAAHARMWMTVASALGRHPALLGYDLMNEPFAKFLEGEDLPTAAARFEATELTELWNRLAHAIRLVDRRSWVFVEPTVIVGLGVPTQLGHIDDPHAGYAPHFYETGMETGADYDPNGTFIPAFEAAISDYPTRHRMPVIVGEWGGNPYVPHASQFVTDMTASLDRFSSGWTWWQWCRGGGYCFLDQTGAAKPNAQLLVQPYAPAVAGDPLKFAYDPATRTYTLTFRTRDNAGGPTRITVPRDTYPGGYRVDIQGSKASWNDHGQTVTVNTHGRAKATYRVTISPR; via the coding sequence ATGCGCTTGACCTCCCGCGTCGCCTCCGCCGCCCTCGCCGTGGCCGCCCTCCTGCTCGGCGTCCTCCCCGCACAGGCCCAGGCCCACCCTGACCGCGCCCCCGACCGGGTCCCCGGCCGCGCCTCCGACCGGGTCACGGTCGGTGACCGCACCTTCATCGCCGACGGCCAAGGCCGCGCGCTCCAGTGGCGCGGCTTCAACCTCGCCGACAAGAACAGCCGAGGCGCCCACGCATTCGCCGACATCCACGAGAGCGACCTCAAAGACATGGCCGCCCGGGGCTTCAACCTCGCGCGCCTCGCGTTCTTCTGGGACGACCTCGAACCCACCCCCGGGCACTACGGCCGCGGCTACCTCACCAAAATGCGCCGCATCCTCGACTGGGCCGACCGCTACCACATCAAGGTCATCCTCGACGCCCACCAGGACGTATACGGACCCCACTTCGGCTCCCGCGGCGTCCCCGACTGGGCCACCCGCGACGAGGGGCTGCCGTTCACTCCGATACCCGACGACTGGTTCTCCGAGTACTTCGAGCCATCCGTACAGACCGCCTTCGACCACCTGTACAAGGACGCCGACCTCCGCGCCGCCCACGCTCGCATGTGGATGACGGTCGCCTCCGCCCTGGGCAGGCACCCGGCGCTGCTCGGCTACGACCTGATGAACGAGCCGTTCGCGAAGTTCCTCGAAGGCGAAGACCTTCCCACCGCCGCGGCCCGCTTCGAGGCCACGGAACTCACCGAGCTGTGGAACCGCCTTGCCCATGCGATCCGCCTGGTCGACCGCAGGTCATGGGTATTCGTCGAACCCACCGTCATCGTCGGTCTCGGCGTCCCCACCCAGCTGGGCCACATCGACGACCCGCACGCCGGCTACGCGCCGCACTTCTACGAGACCGGGATGGAAACCGGCGCCGACTACGACCCCAACGGCACCTTCATCCCGGCCTTCGAGGCCGCGATCAGCGACTACCCGACCCGTCACCGCATGCCGGTGATCGTGGGGGAGTGGGGCGGCAACCCGTACGTTCCGCACGCGAGCCAGTTCGTCACCGACATGACGGCCTCCCTGGACCGCTTCTCCAGTGGCTGGACGTGGTGGCAGTGGTGCCGGGGCGGCGGCTACTGCTTCCTCGACCAGACGGGCGCCGCGAAGCCCAACGCCCAACTGCTCGTCCAGCCGTACGCGCCTGCCGTCGCGGGCGACCCGCTCAAGTTCGCGTACGACCCGGCTACCCGCACCTACACGCTCACCTTCCGCACCCGCGACAACGCAGGGGGGCCCACCCGGATCACCGTGCCCAGGGACACGTACCCGGGCGGCTACCGCGTCGATATCCAAGGCAGCAAGGCCAGTTGGAACGACCACGGCCAGACCGTCACCGTGAACACCCACGGCAGGGCCAAAGCCACTTACAGGGTCACGATCAGCCCGAGGTAG
- a CDS encoding SDR family oxidoreductase, with the protein MVEQGERQRVTVVTGGSRGIGAAICLRLAAEGHDVAIGYRSDAEAAEGVAAGVRALGRAAVAVAVDTAEAADVDRLFDTAAAQLGPVTGLVNNAGVSGPVGPLASADPEGMRQALEVNILGYLLCARRAIGDMTAGGAIVNISSAAATLGSPGTYVHYAAAKAAVDAMAVGLSKEVAADGIRVNCVAPGTIWTDFHADPQRPAKIAEIVPMGRAGQPEEIAGAVAWLLSDDASYATGTVMRIAGGM; encoded by the coding sequence ATGGTGGAACAGGGAGAGCGGCAGCGGGTGACTGTGGTCACCGGCGGCAGCCGGGGCATCGGCGCGGCGATCTGCCTGCGGCTGGCAGCCGAGGGACACGATGTCGCCATCGGCTACCGGTCGGATGCCGAGGCGGCCGAGGGCGTGGCCGCAGGGGTGCGCGCGCTGGGCCGGGCGGCCGTCGCGGTCGCGGTCGACACCGCCGAGGCGGCGGACGTGGATCGCCTGTTCGATACTGCCGCCGCGCAGCTGGGACCGGTCACCGGGCTGGTGAACAACGCCGGGGTGAGCGGGCCGGTCGGACCACTGGCCAGCGCAGACCCGGAAGGGATGCGACAGGCTCTGGAAGTCAACATCCTGGGCTACCTGTTGTGCGCCCGCCGGGCCATCGGCGACATGACGGCGGGCGGGGCGATCGTGAACATCTCCTCCGCCGCCGCGACCCTCGGCAGCCCCGGCACCTACGTCCACTACGCGGCGGCGAAGGCCGCCGTGGACGCCATGGCGGTCGGGTTGTCCAAGGAGGTGGCGGCCGACGGCATCCGGGTCAACTGCGTCGCCCCTGGCACGATCTGGACCGACTTCCACGCCGACCCGCAGCGGCCCGCCAAGATCGCGGAGATCGTCCCCATGGGCCGCGCCGGCCAGCCCGAGGAGATCGCCGGAGCGGTCGCCTGGCTGCTCTCGGACGACGCCTCCTACGCCACCGGCACGGTGATGAGGATCGCCGGCGGGATGTGA
- a CDS encoding HEAT repeat domain-containing protein produces the protein MNSSADGPGPVSPDTTGPGATDASSRTGAGDGSGADTVAFDWHSVIYRDFDVELDEPGSRSGAALEALKAELGTVPDAQGFFLAGHWAEQLSLAVSAGLPVLLRQLSHPDPTVRRILAVVLAYTDALPDDIVPELRAHSENDPDAPVRLGLSLALGRYTDTPQVRDYLRHRLTGEPAGAFGAALGLLLPPVRETDDAVIDEAAEALARYAGEAGAALAELAWCDPEWSGPAPRGPVDCVDTWLHPTPALRSRWLTRMLPGLSDGRLDAATAPVLVEAADRLFAKDREGCAGHASAVAGLLGHPDPEVRRAAVATFHLHLHDGYRDALATILRAPVPDPAVFEKALAILTKEGDPRCLPLIQQRIRQGTLPSGLLRSAKGLADQVWPHLQERLAEEISSAEVCSLLTETYGWRGGGQAVPQVIGTLERLRRRIEATDHPDHHDLAAAHQSCLFLRRYGLSDEPARSALRRVATGTDPELRLSGIGALSGVGVSADDEVVRLLLDVLARRGHSLRTGSRRGLRFDVNACGQLGQLGPRAQLAAAALRGLRDGATEAAEARVAAAYALWRITGDADGAWRALVEQIPHDPQGALNNLGFMGVAAEPALPVLRDHAKSGDDVGARARNTIGIIEARLAKR, from the coding sequence ATGAACTCATCAGCCGACGGGCCGGGCCCCGTGTCTCCCGATACGACAGGCCCGGGGGCTACTGACGCTTCGAGCCGGACGGGAGCAGGTGACGGATCGGGTGCCGACACCGTCGCTTTCGACTGGCACTCCGTCATCTACCGGGACTTCGATGTCGAACTCGACGAGCCGGGCAGCCGCAGCGGAGCGGCGCTGGAAGCGCTGAAAGCGGAGCTGGGCACGGTCCCCGATGCCCAAGGCTTCTTCCTTGCCGGTCACTGGGCGGAGCAGTTGTCACTGGCCGTCAGCGCGGGGCTGCCCGTACTCCTCCGGCAGCTGTCCCACCCGGACCCCACGGTGCGCCGCATCCTTGCCGTGGTGTTGGCCTACACGGACGCCCTTCCCGACGACATCGTCCCCGAGCTGCGCGCGCACAGCGAGAACGACCCCGACGCGCCGGTCAGGCTCGGGCTGTCGCTGGCGCTCGGGCGGTACACGGATACCCCGCAGGTACGCGACTATCTGCGCCACCGCCTGACAGGGGAACCGGCCGGCGCGTTCGGGGCGGCGTTGGGCTTGCTCCTGCCGCCGGTCCGGGAAACCGATGATGCGGTGATCGACGAAGCGGCCGAGGCGCTCGCCCGATATGCCGGTGAGGCCGGGGCTGCGCTGGCGGAGCTGGCATGGTGCGACCCGGAATGGAGCGGGCCGGCGCCGCGCGGCCCCGTGGACTGTGTCGACACCTGGCTCCACCCCACCCCCGCGCTGCGCTCCCGCTGGCTGACCCGGATGCTCCCCGGCCTGTCGGACGGCCGCCTCGACGCCGCCACGGCTCCCGTACTCGTCGAGGCTGCTGACCGGCTGTTCGCCAAGGACCGCGAGGGTTGTGCGGGTCATGCATCGGCGGTCGCGGGTCTGCTCGGCCATCCTGATCCCGAAGTGCGACGCGCTGCCGTCGCGACCTTCCACCTGCACCTTCACGACGGCTACCGCGATGCCTTGGCCACGATTCTGCGTGCCCCCGTCCCCGACCCCGCTGTGTTCGAGAAGGCGCTGGCGATTCTCACGAAGGAGGGCGACCCCCGGTGCCTGCCGCTGATACAGCAACGGATCCGTCAGGGCACCCTCCCCTCTGGGCTGTTGCGGTCGGCCAAGGGCCTGGCCGACCAGGTATGGCCGCACCTCCAGGAGCGGCTCGCCGAGGAGATCTCGTCCGCCGAGGTCTGCTCGCTGCTGACCGAAACCTATGGATGGCGCGGCGGCGGTCAGGCCGTCCCTCAGGTCATCGGCACGCTGGAGCGGCTGCGCCGACGCATCGAAGCCACCGACCACCCCGACCATCACGATCTGGCGGCGGCACACCAGTCCTGCCTGTTCCTGCGCCGGTACGGGCTGTCCGACGAGCCGGCGAGGTCGGCCCTGCGGCGGGTCGCCACCGGAACGGACCCGGAGCTCCGGCTGTCCGGCATCGGGGCGCTGAGCGGAGTCGGCGTGTCGGCGGACGACGAAGTGGTGCGCCTGCTGCTGGACGTCCTCGCGCGGCGAGGCCACAGCCTTCGTACCGGGAGCCGCCGTGGCCTGCGTTTCGACGTCAACGCCTGTGGCCAGCTAGGTCAGTTGGGCCCGCGGGCGCAGCTCGCCGCCGCTGCCCTGCGTGGTCTGCGTGACGGCGCGACGGAGGCGGCCGAAGCGCGGGTGGCCGCGGCCTACGCGCTGTGGCGGATCACCGGTGACGCGGACGGCGCGTGGCGCGCATTGGTCGAACAGATCCCGCACGATCCACAGGGGGCGCTGAACAACCTGGGCTTCATGGGCGTCGCCGCTGAACCTGCGCTGCCGGTACTCCGCGACCATGCCAAGTCCGGTGACGACGTGGGCGCCCGGGCCCGGAACACCATCGGCATCATCGAGGCCAGGTTGGCCAAGAGGTAG
- a CDS encoding carboxylesterase family protein, with amino-acid sequence MNPVVVTSAGKVRGTSRDGISCFQGIPFAASPVGPLRFRPPTAPPAWDGIRDALAFGAAPPQLAPAPGAPAMWRPGDGLDCLTVNVWTPDPGAANLPVMVWIYGGLWKHGSASMPHYDATTLAGSGVVVVTFNYRVGFEGFGHLPGVPDNRGLHDQIAALQWVRDNIGAFGGDSGNVTVFGQSAGAASAVLLMAAPAARGLFRRAIAQSIPAGARTRTEAATVTATIAQAAGVPATWDGLAGLPPEALLAVQDAPLHTREDGFSAFGPVIDDDLVTGQPWAALETGAGHDVDLVCGFTHDEYRGQGPAPAAGADLRLVAEAVGLGKEAAASYRRAHPGLTDTELFTVMLSDALVRMPTTRVARSHARAGGPTWLYDFTWQGPTLGAAHGIDVPFTFGNATSRYAARFLGSPPPSDFADLSGRLRTAWTSFAATGDPGWPRFTPDRSTTRVWNLPPADTCYPLEASRQIWESSVSA; translated from the coding sequence ATGAATCCAGTGGTGGTGACGTCCGCGGGGAAGGTGCGAGGGACCAGCAGGGACGGGATCTCGTGCTTCCAGGGGATCCCCTTCGCCGCGTCGCCCGTGGGTCCGCTGAGGTTCCGGCCCCCCACTGCGCCTCCGGCGTGGGACGGGATCCGCGACGCTCTCGCCTTCGGGGCCGCGCCGCCGCAGCTGGCCCCGGCACCCGGCGCCCCGGCCATGTGGCGGCCCGGCGACGGGCTGGACTGCCTGACGGTGAACGTGTGGACCCCTGACCCCGGTGCGGCCAACTTGCCGGTCATGGTGTGGATCTACGGGGGCCTGTGGAAGCACGGCTCGGCGAGCATGCCCCACTACGACGCCACCACGCTCGCCGGCTCCGGAGTCGTCGTGGTGACCTTCAACTACCGGGTCGGCTTCGAGGGCTTCGGGCACCTGCCCGGAGTGCCGGACAACCGAGGGCTGCACGACCAGATCGCCGCCCTCCAGTGGGTCCGGGACAACATCGGGGCCTTCGGCGGCGACAGCGGCAACGTGACCGTTTTCGGACAGTCCGCCGGCGCCGCCTCCGCCGTCCTGCTGATGGCCGCTCCCGCGGCGCGGGGCCTGTTCCGGCGTGCGATCGCCCAGAGCATCCCGGCGGGGGCCCGGACCCGGACCGAGGCAGCGACGGTCACGGCCACGATCGCGCAGGCCGCAGGCGTCCCGGCGACGTGGGACGGGCTGGCAGGCCTGCCGCCCGAGGCGCTCTTGGCGGTCCAGGACGCGCCGCTTCACACCCGCGAGGACGGATTCAGCGCCTTCGGTCCCGTCATCGACGACGACCTGGTGACCGGGCAGCCCTGGGCCGCCCTCGAAACCGGCGCGGGCCACGACGTCGACCTGGTCTGCGGCTTCACCCACGACGAGTACCGGGGCCAGGGCCCGGCCCCGGCGGCGGGAGCCGACCTGAGGCTGGTCGCCGAGGCGGTCGGCCTGGGCAAAGAGGCGGCCGCCTCCTACCGCCGGGCCCACCCCGGGCTCACCGACACCGAGCTGTTCACGGTGATGCTGTCCGACGCCCTCGTACGGATGCCGACCACCCGGGTCGCCCGGTCCCACGCACGTGCAGGCGGCCCCACCTGGCTGTACGACTTCACCTGGCAAGGCCCCACTCTGGGCGCCGCCCACGGCATCGACGTCCCGTTCACCTTCGGCAACGCCACCAGCCGTTACGCCGCCCGCTTCCTGGGTTCACCCCCGCCCTCCGACTTCGCCGACCTGTCCGGCCGGTTGCGCACTGCCTGGACCTCGTTCGCCGCAACCGGCGACCCGGGCTGGCCGCGCTTCACTCCGGACCGCTCGACCACCAGAGTCTGGAACCTCCCACCCGCTGACACCTGCTACCCGCTGGAAGCGTCCCGGCAGATCTGGGAAAGCTCCGTCTCCGCATAG
- a CDS encoding DUF2071 domain-containing protein — protein MSLSPAPAEPITPDPVNEIPDTLLTQSWLDLSFLHWAADPADVAPLLPAGTVPDTYDGLTYIGLVAFRMHRVGWFRGPGIPYLGTFPETNVRLYSVDRHGRRGVVFRSLEASRLLPVAVARSAFRMPYMWAKMAIHRDADANTISYTSSRRWPGPRGARCRIAVHIGERIEEPTALEHFLTARWGMHNAFFGRPVYLPNIHPRWPLHRAELLHCEDELVAAAGLPSPVGPPVSVLYSPGVPVRFGRPARPGGLPTP, from the coding sequence ATGTCGCTCTCTCCCGCCCCCGCGGAGCCGATAACGCCCGATCCGGTGAACGAGATTCCGGACACGCTGCTCACCCAGTCCTGGCTCGATCTGTCGTTCCTGCACTGGGCCGCCGACCCTGCGGACGTGGCGCCGCTGCTGCCGGCCGGGACCGTGCCGGACACCTACGACGGGCTCACCTACATCGGCCTGGTGGCGTTCCGGATGCACCGGGTGGGCTGGTTCAGGGGGCCGGGTATCCCGTACCTCGGCACCTTTCCGGAGACCAACGTGCGGCTCTACTCGGTGGACCGGCACGGCCGACGCGGCGTGGTGTTCCGCTCGTTGGAGGCCTCGCGGCTGCTCCCGGTGGCCGTCGCCCGCAGCGCCTTCCGGATGCCCTACATGTGGGCCAAGATGGCGATCCACCGTGACGCGGACGCGAACACCATCAGCTACACCAGCAGCCGACGCTGGCCGGGGCCGCGCGGGGCGCGCTGTCGGATCGCGGTGCACATCGGCGAGCGGATCGAGGAGCCGACCGCCCTCGAACACTTCCTGACCGCCCGCTGGGGCATGCACAACGCCTTCTTCGGCCGACCGGTGTATCTGCCCAATATCCACCCGCGCTGGCCACTGCATCGGGCCGAACTCCTGCACTGTGAGGATGAGTTGGTGGCCGCCGCCGGGCTGCCGTCGCCGGTCGGCCCGCCGGTGAGCGTGCTGTACTCCCCCGGCGTGCCGGTTCGCTTCGGCCGCCCTGCCCGCCCGGGCGGTCTGCCCACCCCCTGA
- a CDS encoding helix-turn-helix domain-containing protein, whose translation MKEGAQLTQAETGRRYEVFHTDCPARDVVDHVTSRWGIWVLISLRSNDLRFYELRDSIQGISEKMLAQTLRALVKDGLVWREVEPTTPPQVTYGLTEFGQEVGKPLTDLFNRITQWLPPRSAG comes from the coding sequence ATGAAGGAAGGCGCGCAGCTGACGCAGGCCGAGACGGGCCGTCGGTATGAGGTGTTTCACACCGACTGCCCCGCGCGGGACGTGGTCGACCACGTGACCAGCAGGTGGGGCATCTGGGTGCTGATCTCCTTGCGGAGCAACGACCTTCGGTTCTACGAGCTGCGCGACAGCATCCAGGGCATCAGCGAAAAGATGCTCGCGCAGACCCTGCGCGCGCTGGTCAAGGACGGCCTGGTCTGGCGGGAGGTCGAGCCGACGACGCCACCCCAAGTCACCTACGGACTGACGGAGTTCGGTCAGGAAGTCGGTAAGCCGCTGACGGACTTGTTCAACCGGATCACACAGTGGCTACCGCCTCGCAGCGCGGGTTAG
- a CDS encoding NAD(P)H-binding protein, which produces MIVVTGATGNVGRPLTRALTEAGEQVTAVSRHTAAVPDGVRHVAADLTDPAGLTPALDGAKALFLLLSGDLHAPGARPADIIGLAQASGVRRIVLLSSQGVATRPLGPTRVAMRALEDALRDSGLDWAVLRPGGFASNALAWAESVRTQGAVAAPFGDVGVPVVDPADIAEVAAACLLDDRHTGGVYELTGPEVITPRRQTEAIAAALGSPVRFHELTRDEAKAAMTQFVPAELADDTLDIIAAPNPAELRISPDVERVLGRAPHPFNSWVARNIAAFR; this is translated from the coding sequence ATGATCGTGGTGACCGGGGCTACCGGGAACGTGGGCCGGCCTTTGACGCGAGCCCTGACCGAAGCGGGCGAGCAGGTGACAGCGGTGTCGCGGCACACGGCGGCGGTGCCGGACGGCGTCCGGCACGTGGCTGCCGACTTGACTGATCCGGCGGGCCTCACACCCGCGTTGGACGGGGCGAAGGCGCTGTTCCTCCTGCTGTCCGGCGACCTGCACGCCCCCGGAGCCAGACCGGCCGACATCATCGGCCTGGCCCAGGCCAGTGGGGTCCGCCGGATCGTCCTGCTGTCTTCGCAGGGCGTGGCGACCAGGCCGCTCGGCCCGACGCGGGTCGCGATGCGGGCGCTGGAGGATGCGTTGCGGGACTCCGGCCTGGACTGGGCCGTCCTGCGGCCGGGCGGCTTCGCCTCCAACGCCTTGGCCTGGGCGGAGTCCGTCCGCACACAAGGGGCGGTCGCGGCACCCTTCGGCGACGTCGGGGTGCCGGTCGTCGACCCGGCGGACATCGCCGAGGTCGCGGCGGCCTGCCTGCTGGACGACCGGCACACCGGCGGGGTGTACGAGCTGACCGGGCCAGAGGTGATCACGCCGCGCCGGCAGACAGAGGCCATCGCCGCCGCGCTCGGCTCGCCGGTGCGGTTCCACGAACTCACCCGCGACGAGGCCAAGGCCGCGATGACCCAGTTCGTGCCGGCGGAACTCGCCGACGACACCCTGGACATCATCGCCGCCCCGAACCCGGCCGAACTGCGGATCAGCCCGGACGTGGAAAGAGTCCTCGGCCGTGCCCCGCACCCCTTCAACAGCTGGGTTGCGCGCAACATCGCCGCTTTCCGCTGA
- a CDS encoding LysR family transcriptional regulator produces MLDVRRLHLLRELDRRGTIAAVAEALTFTASAVSQQLGVLEREAGVPLLERSGRRVILTPAGRSLVAHADAVLQRLELAVAELAGARDGIGGPLRIGTFPSGGHTIVPATLAELTQRHPALEPMVQEIDSARVSDCLRAGELDVALVHDYDFVPASPDTTVDEVPILEEPMFLVSDTATKDTSGNDTLAELLGPYAETPWITARDGTTGHAMAVRACQAAGFQPRIRHQVNDFRTVLALAATGQGAGFVPETATAQSPAGVVLTKLPLFRRSKVAFRAGGGTHPAIAAFVAAARAAVSS; encoded by the coding sequence ATGCTTGATGTTCGTCGTCTTCACCTGCTTCGCGAACTGGACCGGCGAGGCACCATTGCCGCCGTGGCCGAAGCGCTGACCTTCACCGCATCCGCGGTCTCCCAGCAGCTGGGCGTGCTGGAACGCGAGGCAGGCGTGCCCTTGCTGGAACGCAGCGGCAGGCGCGTGATCCTCACACCCGCAGGCCGGTCCCTCGTCGCACACGCCGACGCCGTACTGCAGCGCCTCGAGCTCGCGGTCGCCGAACTGGCCGGCGCGCGGGACGGCATCGGCGGGCCGCTACGCATCGGGACCTTCCCCTCCGGCGGCCACACCATCGTGCCCGCCACGCTGGCCGAGCTGACCCAACGGCATCCCGCGCTCGAACCGATGGTGCAGGAAATCGACTCCGCCCGCGTCTCCGACTGCCTGAGAGCCGGCGAACTCGACGTGGCCCTCGTCCACGACTACGACTTCGTACCCGCGTCACCGGACACCACAGTGGACGAGGTGCCCATACTGGAAGAACCGATGTTCCTGGTCAGCGATACCGCGACCAAGGACACCAGCGGCAACGACACGCTGGCAGAGCTGCTCGGACCCTATGCCGAGACCCCGTGGATCACCGCACGGGACGGCACCACCGGTCATGCGATGGCCGTACGCGCCTGCCAGGCGGCCGGGTTCCAGCCAAGAATTCGCCACCAGGTCAACGATTTCCGCACCGTGCTGGCCCTGGCCGCCACCGGGCAAGGCGCCGGATTCGTACCGGAAACGGCCACTGCACAGAGCCCCGCAGGCGTGGTGTTGACCAAGCTGCCGCTGTTCCGTCGCTCGAAGGTCGCCTTCCGCGCCGGCGGCGGTACTCACCCGGCGATCGCCGCTTTCGTGGCCGCGGCAAGAGCGGCAGTAAGCTCCTGA
- a CDS encoding 4-hydroxy-tetrahydrodipicolinate synthase, translating into MKPNPTFNGLYVPLVTPFTDDLRLAPDALARLADEALSAGASGLVALGTTAESATLTAEEKQTVVRICSAACRAHGAPLIVGVGTNDTAAAITSLRQLAAAGDVAAALVPAPPYIRPGEAGTLAHFTALAEHGGMPLIVYDIPYRTGQTLGVGTIAALGRLPGIVGIKHATGAIDATTVELLGSPPPGFAVLGGDDVVLSPLVAAGAHGGIVASANVRTADYAELISLWRSGSGAPARRLGAELARLSGALFAEPNPTVIKGVLHAQERIPSPAVRLPLLAAATGTVDRAALLAGSRARHASPA; encoded by the coding sequence ATGAAGCCCAATCCGACCTTCAACGGCCTGTACGTCCCTTTGGTGACTCCCTTCACCGACGACCTGCGCCTGGCCCCCGATGCACTGGCCCGACTCGCTGACGAGGCGCTTTCGGCCGGCGCCTCCGGACTCGTCGCCCTCGGCACCACCGCGGAATCAGCCACGTTGACCGCCGAGGAGAAGCAGACCGTGGTGCGCATCTGCTCGGCCGCCTGCCGAGCACACGGCGCCCCACTGATCGTCGGGGTCGGCACCAATGACACCGCCGCCGCCATCACATCGCTGCGACAGCTGGCGGCCGCCGGCGACGTAGCCGCGGCGCTGGTTCCCGCGCCGCCCTACATCCGGCCCGGTGAAGCGGGGACACTGGCGCATTTCACCGCGCTGGCCGAACACGGCGGCATGCCGCTGATCGTGTACGACATCCCCTACCGCACGGGACAGACTCTCGGCGTCGGCACGATCGCAGCACTCGGCCGCCTACCAGGAATCGTCGGGATCAAGCACGCGACCGGCGCGATCGACGCGACCACGGTGGAGTTGCTCGGCAGTCCCCCGCCCGGCTTCGCCGTGCTCGGCGGCGACGACGTCGTCCTGTCACCGCTCGTCGCGGCGGGCGCCCACGGCGGCATCGTCGCATCGGCCAATGTGCGCACCGCCGACTACGCCGAACTGATCTCGTTGTGGCGTAGCGGCTCCGGTGCACCGGCACGCAGACTCGGAGCCGAGCTGGCCCGGTTGTCCGGTGCCCTGTTCGCCGAACCGAACCCGACAGTGATCAAGGGAGTACTGCACGCCCAGGAACGCATTCCCAGCCCGGCCGTCCGGCTGCCGTTGCTGGCCGCCGCCACCGGGACGGTCGACCGGGCGGCGCTCCTGGCCGGCAGCCGTGCCCGCCACGCGTCCCCGGCCTGA
- a CDS encoding helix-turn-helix transcriptional regulator — MNPEETSPRLAEFLRSARARLSPQEAGLEEEGFGRRRVPGLRREELARLAGVSVDYYTRLEQGRSPSASAEVLDALATALRLDDAERAHLHTVARPSSARRKRRSRPQRVHPGTWDLLDTLEAACRPAFVLGRRLDVLAHNRLAGRLITDFRALPAAQRNQARFVFLDPHARELYTHWAAVAADTAAMLRLDAGRHPDDPALRALVGDLSIHSQEFRRYWSDNKVHRRTTGTKDYHHPLVGDLTITYQALTPGDDPDQTLFIYRTEPDSPSETSLRLLASWNEPTTLGTESETETETVPVPEHDPTAPRSTGNRRN; from the coding sequence ATGAACCCTGAGGAGACAAGCCCTCGCCTGGCGGAGTTCCTGCGCTCGGCTCGCGCCCGCCTCAGCCCGCAGGAGGCCGGGCTGGAGGAGGAAGGCTTCGGCCGCCGCCGTGTGCCCGGACTACGGCGGGAAGAGCTCGCCCGGCTGGCGGGCGTGAGTGTGGACTACTACACCCGCCTGGAACAAGGCCGCAGCCCCAGCGCCTCGGCGGAAGTCCTGGACGCGCTCGCCACCGCCCTGCGCCTCGACGACGCCGAACGCGCCCACCTGCACACCGTTGCCCGCCCCAGCTCAGCCCGGCGCAAGCGACGATCCCGGCCGCAGCGCGTCCATCCCGGCACCTGGGACCTGCTGGACACCCTGGAGGCCGCCTGCCGGCCGGCCTTCGTCCTCGGGCGGCGCCTCGACGTCCTTGCCCACAACCGCCTCGCGGGACGGCTCATCACCGACTTCCGTGCCCTGCCCGCCGCGCAGCGCAACCAGGCACGCTTCGTCTTTCTCGACCCCCACGCCCGCGAGCTGTACACACACTGGGCCGCCGTCGCCGCCGACACGGCCGCCATGCTCCGCCTCGACGCCGGCCGCCACCCCGACGACCCCGCCCTCCGCGCTCTCGTCGGTGACCTGTCCATACACAGCCAGGAATTCCGCCGCTACTGGTCCGACAACAAAGTCCACCGGCGCACCACCGGCACTAAGGACTACCACCACCCCCTCGTCGGCGACCTCACCATCACCTACCAGGCCCTCACCCCCGGCGACGACCCCGACCAGACTCTGTTCATCTATCGCACCGAACCGGACAGCCCATCGGAAACCTCACTGCGGCTGCTTGCCTCCTGGAACGAACCCACGACGCTGGGGACCGAGTCCGAGACCGAGACCGAGACGGTGCCGGTGCCGGAGCACGACCCCACCGCTCCACGTAGCACCGGAAACCGCAGGAACTGA